The nucleotide window AATTAACCTTCTTACAGTAGGTGGGTAATTAAAGACTATAATCACATGATATTCAAAACAATTTCAACGGATACGTATAGTCAAACAATGGACATGGAAATACGCCGTAAAGTTGAATTAAGTAATTGACTTACTATTAGCTCAATTCCTACATCAAAAATTGAACTGAAAACTTTCTCGTAAAAGCTAGGCATACtttacctatttaatattttttttacaacgaCAACAAAGAAAAGTCATAGAGCAACATCAATGTGTTTGATAATGAAAATCAGTATTAAGCGCGCTATACGGGTGTTCTACGTATGTTACAAAGGCATGGATCAAGTATGTAATTGACTTTTTACATAACTATTTACAGTATGTACTTTACTAACAGTTAATATTAGTAagtcatttaatattatttcacAAAGATAATTTTATTGGTTATATTTTCATGATTAATTAAACTTTCACGCGACCGCCGACGTGTCGCTTCAAATGAGCCTTCAGCGTACTCTTCCTCAGATACGCTTTCCCACACACATCGCACGTGTACATCTGTCCGCCCGTGTGCTTCACCATGTGCGCGTCCAAGTGCGCCTTGTTGAAGAACTTGTAGCTACAGATCTCGCATTTCACGTTCCTCTCTTTATAATGTACCCGTCGGACATGCGCCAGCATTATTCCTTTCTGCGGAAACAGCTTTTGGCAATGAGGGCACTCGCTGCGACATTTCTCTACGCCGTGAACAGTAGCCAAATGGAGGTTCTTATAATATTTACTCTTAGAAATCTCCAGACAGTAAGGACACTTCAAATGGTCGATCAAATGGTAGTTCTTTTTGTGGTTGTACCGTCTCGCGGCTGTAGTGCAGACAACGCCACAGATGTCACAAGGGTAGCCACCTTCCTTGTGGTAGTCATTGAAATGTGTCGCTAGGGCATTTTTGCGGTGGAAAGACTTTCCGCATACGTTGCACGTGAAGTCGTGGTTGAGGTGATGCTTGTTCGCGTGTCGTAGGAGGTACTCGAAGTAGTTGAATTGTATGTTACAGATAGGACATGTAACTTTTTCGTTACCGAGTACAAAGGAGAAAAGGCAGTCATTAATCGAAGTGTCATAATCTGCTTCGTGAACTTGGATTAAATGGTCAATGAGCCCTTTTAAATCAGAGATAGGTTGTATGCAAAGTTTGCAAGATATGTCTTTGACGTCCAGCTTGACGGGGACCTCACTGTCCCACGTATTTGATATCCTCATGCTTAGGATTTGGTCGAGATCGAGAAATTGATGCATAGCCTCTATGTGGTCTCTTAGTTCGTCGGGACCTTTGGCGGGCTGCTTGCAATAGAAGCAGAGGTAGGTGGAGCGCGCCCACATGAAGGGCATCACGTTCCCATACTCTAGAATGATGTGGACGTTTCTCCGAATCAAAGACAGTTTGTAGCGCCGAAGCGCGGTTTTCTGGTGCTTCTTATCCTTTGGTTTGCCATCTGTA belongs to Cydia splendana chromosome 26, ilCydSple1.2, whole genome shotgun sequence and includes:
- the LOC134803248 gene encoding PR domain zinc finger protein 5-like isoform X9 encodes the protein MDFDEIVVKESPGLCRCCLSEGCYKDLGSEYSWMSETEIYADMLLECFDISISQHPTGPNGSNRLICEVCITRLRDACNFKKQVLESEKKFVDMVGRGEFRPKVLLYQTQMKTERVMELEEETGADDSGEVEYLEEDADFVDEELLKNEDYGEASVSEDITVSTLAVKGKRGRPKKAAAKPEKKAKVAKTEEKPKKAVAKDGKPKDKKHQKTALRRYKLSLIRRNVHIILEYGNVMPFMWARSTYLCFYCKQPAKGPDELRDHIEAMHQFLDLDQILSMRISNTWDSEVPVKLDVKDISCKLCIQPISDLKGLIDHLIQVHEADYDTSINDCLFSFVLGNEKVTCPICNIQFNYFEYLLRHANKHHLNHDFTCNVCGKSFHRKNALATHFNDYHKEGGYPCDICGVVCTTAARRYNHKKNYHLIDHLKCPYCLEISKSKYYKNLHLATVHGVEKCRSECPHCQKLFPQKGIMLAHVRRVHYKERNVKCEICSYKFFNKAHLDAHMVKHTGGQMYTCDVCGKAYLRKSTLKAHLKRHVGGRVKV